In Synechococcus sp. RS9909, one genomic interval encodes:
- the dcd gene encoding dCTP deaminase: MVVLGRQAILQAIEDGVITITPFCLDRVGPASVDLTLANTFRVFRKVHEVIEVREHTDYRALTDRVEVADGQHILIMPGETVLGITRERLRLGPGLCGWLEGRSRFARLGLMVHISAPFMGPGIDSQQVLEMSNFGPAPLAVYPETPICQFIFQRMDGDEHYAGRFAGQTQSSF, encoded by the coding sequence ATGGTGGTGCTTGGACGCCAGGCCATTCTTCAGGCGATCGAGGATGGGGTGATCACGATCACCCCCTTCTGCCTTGACCGGGTGGGGCCTGCGTCGGTGGATCTGACCCTGGCCAACACCTTCCGGGTGTTTCGCAAGGTGCATGAAGTGATCGAGGTGCGTGAGCACACCGATTACCGCGCCCTCACCGACCGGGTTGAGGTTGCCGACGGCCAACACATCCTGATCATGCCCGGCGAGACCGTGCTCGGGATCACACGCGAACGTCTGCGGCTCGGCCCCGGACTCTGCGGCTGGCTGGAGGGACGCAGCCGCTTCGCCCGACTGGGATTGATGGTGCATATCAGTGCACCGTTCATGGGGCCTGGGATCGACAGCCAGCAGGTGCTGGAGATGAGCAATTTCGGCCCGGCGCCGCTGGCGGTGTATCCCGAGACACCGATCTGCCAGTTCATCTTCCAGCGGATGGACGGCGATGAGCATTACGCCGGCCGATTCGCCGGTCAGACCCAGAGCAGTTTCTGA
- a CDS encoding zinc ribbon domain-containing protein produces MVMPPMQPPFPPGDAPEFKRCSSCLSEIPSEAEVCRACGTRLEGIQCEACRSFCPHGATLCRYCGSSLERFNSLGRSSRPGDRSDVLAGLRTMVIEAELLPTLLLELSLNPQRVVVQPEKLTISSYSLFGLTARHEELPWEKVAGFSHRSGLFWDAIAIETRGQTAATISCLSKRNAGKLKKLLQSLER; encoded by the coding sequence ATGGTGATGCCCCCGATGCAGCCGCCTTTCCCTCCAGGCGATGCGCCGGAGTTCAAGCGTTGCAGCTCCTGCCTCTCGGAGATTCCTTCGGAGGCTGAGGTCTGCCGAGCCTGTGGCACCCGACTGGAAGGGATTCAGTGCGAGGCCTGTCGATCGTTCTGTCCCCATGGAGCCACGCTCTGCCGGTATTGCGGCAGCAGCCTTGAACGTTTCAACAGCCTTGGGCGCTCCAGCAGGCCTGGCGATCGCAGCGATGTTCTGGCCGGTTTGCGCACGATGGTGATCGAAGCCGAGCTGCTGCCCACGCTGCTGCTGGAGCTGAGCCTCAATCCGCAGCGGGTGGTGGTGCAACCGGAGAAACTCACCATCTCTTCGTACAGCCTGTTTGGCCTCACGGCCCGGCATGAGGAGTTGCCCTGGGAGAAGGTGGCCGGGTTTTCGCATCGATCCGGCCTGTTCTGGGATGCGATCGCGATCGAAACCCGCGGGCAGACGGCCGCCACGATCTCCTGTCTCTCGAAGCGCAATGCAGGCAAGCTGAAGAAGCTGCTGCAGTCGCTGGAACGCTGA
- a CDS encoding MliC family protein, with amino-acid sequence MPAFTLPGTLLVGLISLSVVQGDTIRYRCGGGQIIEAQYGSLSDQSLSFVRLRLPDGRRLTLPQVASGSGARYSADRDVTWWSKGNGGFLQERGDDGEWRITLDACDAQN; translated from the coding sequence ATGCCCGCCTTCACCCTGCCCGGCACCTTGCTGGTTGGCCTGATCAGCCTGTCCGTCGTGCAGGGAGACACGATTCGCTACCGCTGCGGCGGTGGGCAGATCATCGAAGCGCAATACGGCTCCCTCAGCGATCAGTCGTTGTCGTTCGTGCGCCTGCGCCTGCCCGACGGGCGCCGCCTCACCCTGCCCCAGGTGGCCTCCGGCTCCGGTGCCCGCTACAGCGCCGACCGAGACGTCACCTGGTGGAGCAAAGGCAATGGCGGTTTTCTCCAAGAAAGGGGCGATGACGGGGAGTGGCGCATCACCCTGGATGCCTGTGATGCGCAGAACTGA
- a CDS encoding SDR family oxidoreductase, whose protein sequence is MATVLVTGANRGIGLEYCRQLQARGDQVIAICREASAELEALGVRIEAGLDLAAASAPAELVARLQGQPLDVVILNAGILQSMGLADLDAEGIRRQFELNALAPLLLARALLDQMPRGAKLALMTSRMGSIADNSSGGSYGYRMSKVALNMAGKSLAIDLQPRGIAVALLHPGLVRTRMINFNPNGIAPEQAVGGLLARIDALTLETSGSFWHANGELLPW, encoded by the coding sequence ATGGCAACAGTTCTGGTCACCGGCGCCAATCGGGGCATTGGCCTGGAGTATTGCCGGCAGTTGCAGGCGCGGGGCGACCAGGTGATCGCGATCTGCCGCGAGGCATCGGCGGAGCTAGAGGCCCTGGGGGTGCGGATTGAAGCGGGGCTGGATCTTGCTGCTGCGTCGGCGCCCGCCGAGTTGGTGGCTCGCCTGCAGGGGCAGCCGCTCGATGTGGTGATCCTCAACGCCGGCATCTTGCAGTCGATGGGGTTGGCGGATCTCGATGCCGAGGGCATCCGCCGTCAGTTCGAGCTGAATGCCTTGGCGCCGCTGCTGCTGGCGCGGGCGTTGCTGGATCAGATGCCGCGAGGGGCCAAGCTGGCCTTGATGACCAGCCGCATGGGGTCGATCGCCGACAACAGCTCCGGGGGCTCCTATGGCTATCGGATGTCGAAGGTGGCCTTGAACATGGCCGGCAAGTCGCTGGCGATCGACCTTCAACCCCGGGGGATCGCGGTCGCGCTTCTGCATCCGGGGCTCGTGCGCACCCGCATGATCAACTTCAACCCCAATGGCATTGCTCCGGAGCAGGCGGTGGGTGGCCTGCTGGCTCGCATCGATGCCCTCACTCTTGAGACCAGCGGCAGCTTCTGGCATGCCAACGGCGAGTTGCTGCCTTGGTGA